From the Limosilactobacillus panis genome, one window contains:
- the adhP gene encoding alcohol dehydrogenase AdhP, with translation MKAAVINDPVDGYVTVKDVKLRDLKPGEALVDMEYCGLCHTDLHCAAGDFGKKPGRIIGHEGVGRVSKVAPGVTSLKVGDRVSIAWFFKGCGHCEYCLTGRETLCRNVLNAGYTADGAMAQQCIVPADYAVKVPEGLDPVEATSLTCAGVTMYKALKVADIKPGQWVSIVGAGGLGNLGIQFAHNVFGAHVIAVDGNPDKLKAAKENGAEICINRHDNNVDEQIQEKVGGVHAAVVTAVTTAAFDQAINSLRPDGRLVAVALPQGDMKLNIAKTVLDGIIVAGSLVGTRQDLAECFQFGAEGKVHPIVHTRKLSEINDMIQELKDNKVVGRNVVDFSLEK, from the coding sequence ATGAAAGCTGCTGTTATTAATGATCCAGTAGATGGGTACGTTACTGTTAAGGATGTCAAGCTTCGTGATTTGAAGCCTGGCGAAGCTTTAGTTGATATGGAATACTGTGGCCTTTGCCACACTGACCTGCACTGTGCTGCCGGTGACTTCGGTAAGAAGCCAGGCCGGATTATTGGCCACGAAGGTGTTGGCCGTGTATCAAAGGTTGCTCCTGGCGTTACTAGTTTGAAGGTTGGGGACCGGGTATCAATCGCTTGGTTCTTCAAGGGCTGTGGCCACTGTGAATACTGCCTGACCGGTCGTGAAACCCTTTGCCGTAACGTCCTGAATGCTGGTTACACAGCTGATGGTGCAATGGCACAACAATGTATCGTTCCAGCTGACTACGCTGTCAAGGTTCCAGAAGGATTAGATCCTGTTGAAGCTACCTCGCTGACTTGTGCCGGTGTTACTATGTACAAGGCACTGAAGGTTGCTGACATCAAACCTGGTCAATGGGTATCAATCGTTGGTGCTGGTGGCCTTGGTAACCTCGGTATCCAATTTGCCCACAACGTCTTTGGTGCTCACGTTATTGCCGTTGATGGTAACCCAGACAAGCTGAAGGCTGCTAAGGAAAATGGTGCTGAAATTTGCATCAACCGTCACGATAACAATGTTGATGAACAAATCCAAGAAAAGGTTGGCGGTGTCCACGCCGCAGTTGTTACTGCTGTTACTACCGCTGCTTTTGACCAAGCTATTAACTCCCTTCGTCCAGACGGCCGCTTAGTTGCGGTTGCCCTTCCACAAGGTGACATGAAGTTGAACATTGCTAAGACGGTTCTCGATGGGATTATCGTCGCTGGTTCCTTAGTTGGTACCCGTCAAGACTTGGCTGAATGTTTCCAATTCGGTGCTGAAGGTAAGGTTCACCCAATCGTTCACACCCGGAAGCTTTCTGAAATCAACGATATGATTCAAGAACTGAAGGACAACAAGGTTGTTGGTCGGAATGTTGTTGACTTCTCTCTCGAAAAGTAA